One Archangium lipolyticum DNA segment encodes these proteins:
- a CDS encoding HAD hydrolase-like protein — protein MITHVVFDFDGTLANSLDVAIALYNEIAEKKRYGKMTADILPELREMTVRERCKRLGVPLYMLPWMGVRIGRSFRSAMQSIEFNEGVPELLKELRSRGLELLILSSNDEENIRAFLKRHSAEEWVKDLYCGGGVFGKARRLRALLKRTGLRPEQIVYVGDEHRDVVACKQVGVRVIAVRWGADAEELLKQAGPDYIAEHPAEVAECLGRWSEPAPAAHP, from the coding sequence GTGATTACACATGTCGTGTTCGATTTCGATGGAACGCTGGCGAACTCACTGGACGTGGCCATCGCGCTCTACAACGAGATCGCCGAGAAGAAACGCTACGGCAAGATGACGGCCGACATCCTCCCGGAGCTGCGCGAGATGACCGTGCGCGAGCGGTGCAAGCGATTGGGGGTTCCGCTCTACATGCTGCCCTGGATGGGGGTGCGGATCGGCAGGAGCTTCCGGAGCGCGATGCAGTCCATCGAGTTCAACGAGGGCGTCCCCGAGCTGCTGAAGGAGCTGAGGAGCCGGGGGCTGGAGCTCCTCATCCTGTCCAGCAACGACGAGGAGAACATCCGGGCCTTCCTGAAGCGGCACTCGGCCGAGGAGTGGGTGAAGGACCTCTATTGTGGTGGAGGAGTCTTCGGCAAGGCCCGCCGGCTGCGCGCGCTGTTGAAACGGACGGGGCTCCGGCCGGAGCAGATCGTCTACGTGGGCGACGAGCACAGGGACGTGGTGGCCTGCAAGCAGGTCGGCGTGAGGGTCATCGCCGTGCGGTGGGGTGCCGACGCCGAGGAGCTGCTGAAGCAGGCCGGGCCGGACTACATCGCCGAGCACCCGGCGGAGGTCGCCGAGTGCCTGGGCCGCTGGTCGGAACCGGCGCCAGCGGCGCATCCCTGA
- a CDS encoding vWA domain-containing protein produces MKATYTLSRPVLPVGTSSKIDLVVSFQADAPAASTRRPLNLGLVIDRSGSMAGAPLKHALQASRQLVERMGPEDWLSIVTYDDAVFSVLAPTRVTDKAAIGAVLSSVRAGGCTNLSGGWLKGVEHVGVNKSPERVNRVLLLTDGQANMGITDPGALVSTARQKSADGIITTTLGFGSNFNEDLLIGMANAGEGHFYYIQTPEDAEGVFGIEMEGLGSLVAQNLEVTLKPAPTVKVASVLNRYRFESRGQEVAVGLGDVYATEARQLAAELSVDAGSASGPVTLATLVFRAQAVVEGVIREISGEVPIVANLASASESAAVSADKNVLAQTSRLRIARVKDQAVELADKGDFGSASQRLRQVIAEVSAHLDKASYDIAEEVEQLAHYAQRLESRKYDPVIRKEMRDQSYQAGTRSRGDLALRGTAGGSADSLEAVSSAGIGVLLKCVREGGKLRVHAASEGYDPGFNVQFPRSVREEGVTYVVDKLEPSGDGTFYRVGGTIKRLVMPGQERGARPAEGAKKKGKPTASKVTGSAADLPTTNTVGTGVLVQCVKEGSKLRARVVSDGYDPNLNIRFPRDIREENVLYVVEEIITTGNGGSYIACGDIHRLVQ; encoded by the coding sequence ATGAAGGCCACCTATACCCTCAGCCGTCCGGTGCTTCCCGTTGGTACGTCCTCGAAGATCGACCTGGTGGTGTCGTTCCAGGCCGATGCCCCGGCTGCGTCCACGCGGCGCCCGCTCAACCTGGGCCTCGTCATCGACCGCTCGGGCTCCATGGCGGGTGCTCCGCTGAAACACGCCCTGCAGGCCTCGCGGCAGCTCGTGGAGCGGATGGGCCCGGAGGACTGGCTCTCCATCGTCACCTATGACGACGCGGTGTTCTCGGTGCTCGCGCCCACGCGTGTCACGGACAAGGCGGCCATCGGCGCGGTGCTCTCCAGTGTCCGCGCGGGCGGGTGCACCAACTTGAGCGGTGGCTGGCTCAAGGGCGTGGAGCACGTGGGCGTCAACAAGTCCCCGGAGCGCGTCAACCGCGTGCTCCTGCTCACGGACGGCCAGGCCAACATGGGCATCACCGACCCGGGCGCCCTCGTCTCCACGGCGCGGCAGAAGTCGGCGGACGGCATCATCACCACCACGCTGGGGTTCGGCTCCAACTTCAACGAGGACCTGCTCATCGGCATGGCCAACGCCGGTGAGGGGCACTTCTATTACATCCAGACGCCGGAGGACGCCGAGGGCGTCTTCGGCATCGAGATGGAGGGCCTCGGTTCGCTCGTCGCGCAGAACCTGGAGGTGACGCTCAAGCCGGCGCCCACGGTGAAGGTGGCGAGCGTGCTCAACCGCTACCGCTTCGAGTCCCGGGGCCAGGAGGTGGCGGTGGGGCTGGGCGATGTGTACGCCACCGAGGCGCGGCAGCTCGCGGCGGAGCTGTCCGTGGACGCGGGGAGCGCCAGTGGCCCGGTGACGCTCGCCACGCTGGTGTTTCGGGCGCAGGCGGTGGTGGAGGGGGTCATCCGGGAGATCTCGGGCGAGGTGCCCATCGTCGCGAACCTGGCCTCGGCCTCGGAGTCGGCGGCCGTGTCGGCGGACAAGAACGTGCTGGCCCAGACGAGCCGCCTGCGCATCGCGCGCGTCAAGGACCAGGCCGTCGAGCTCGCCGACAAGGGGGACTTCGGCTCGGCCTCGCAGCGGCTGCGGCAGGTCATCGCCGAGGTCTCCGCCCACCTCGACAAGGCCTCCTACGACATCGCCGAGGAGGTGGAGCAGCTCGCGCACTACGCGCAGCGCCTGGAGTCGAGGAAGTACGACCCGGTCATCCGCAAGGAGATGAGGGATCAGTCCTACCAGGCGGGCACGCGCAGCCGTGGCGATCTGGCGCTGCGCGGGACGGCGGGTGGCTCGGCGGACAGCCTGGAAGCGGTGTCCAGCGCGGGCATCGGTGTCCTCCTCAAGTGCGTGCGCGAGGGCGGCAAGCTGCGCGTCCATGCCGCCTCCGAGGGGTACGACCCAGGCTTCAACGTGCAGTTCCCCCGGAGCGTGCGCGAGGAGGGCGTCACGTACGTGGTGGACAAGCTGGAGCCGTCGGGGGACGGCACGTTCTACCGGGTGGGCGGCACCATCAAGCGGCTGGTGATGCCGGGGCAGGAGCGTGGCGCCCGCCCGGCGGAGGGCGCGAAGAAGAAGGGCAAGCCCACCGCGTCGAAGGTGACGGGCTCGGCGGCGGATCTGCCCACGACGAACACGGTGGGCACCGGCGTGCTCGTCCAGTGCGTCAAGGAAGGGAGCAAGCTGCGCGCCCGCGTGGTGTCCGATGGCTACGACCCCAACCTCAACATCCGCTTCCCGCGCGACATCCGCGAGGAGAACGTGCTGTACGTGGTGGAGGAGATCATCACCACCGGCAACGGCGGCTCGTACATCGCCTGCGGGGACATCCACCGGCTCGTCCAGTGA
- a CDS encoding acyl-CoA-binding protein encodes MALEDDFRSAQERVKTLTTRPSNDSLLELYSLFKQATEGDVQGKRPGMLDIKGRAKYDAWAGRKGLGREAAMQQYVALVERLLQSASR; translated from the coding sequence ATGGCACTCGAGGATGACTTCCGCTCCGCGCAGGAGCGCGTGAAGACACTCACCACCCGCCCCTCCAACGACTCGCTGCTGGAGCTGTATTCGCTCTTCAAGCAGGCCACCGAGGGTGACGTCCAGGGCAAGCGCCCGGGGATGCTCGATATCAAGGGCCGCGCCAAGTACGACGCCTGGGCGGGCCGCAAGGGCCTGGGGCGCGAGGCGGCCATGCAGCAGTACGTGGCGCTGGTGGAGCGGCTGTTGCAATCTGCGTCGCGATGA
- a CDS encoding GAF domain-containing sensor histidine kinase — protein sequence MSSERPQSESGRRDLLLQALEKLLELQGAELRPTMDSAAQLLVELLHADKVDVFFLEPETQTLVARGISDTPMSRRQKRLGLDRLQLANRGRTVEVFETGRSWHTGHQDEDPEELPGIKFGLGVRSAIGAVIEVGGERRGVLECSSEKPEFFSKDDLRFLEAVARWVGVVAHRIELVEQLTKAATERGRRLAAEELITVFAHDVGSHLFSLRARIDLIRRRAVRQRAVDDIRDAEAAAVSVVALTRITSDLLDVGRLEQGLFSLNPRPLDVMLLVEDVATTATAPGREVRFRGPEELVLVADPDRLRQALSNLVANAQKHSPSGLPVTVEVESRTRTDGTWAVLAVVDQGAGVAPDVLPRLFERFTRGPKSSGLGLGLYLARQIALAHGGTLEVHSSPGKGARFELSLPMSPSETDT from the coding sequence GTGTCCTCGGAACGACCCCAGAGCGAGAGTGGGCGGCGCGACCTGCTCCTGCAGGCGCTCGAGAAGTTGCTCGAGCTCCAGGGGGCCGAGCTCCGCCCGACGATGGACAGCGCGGCCCAGCTCCTGGTGGAGCTGCTCCATGCCGACAAGGTGGACGTCTTCTTCCTGGAGCCAGAGACCCAGACGCTCGTGGCCAGGGGCATCAGTGACACCCCCATGTCCCGCAGGCAGAAGCGCCTCGGCCTGGACCGGCTACAGCTCGCCAATCGAGGCCGGACCGTGGAGGTCTTCGAGACGGGACGGTCCTGGCACACGGGCCATCAGGACGAGGACCCCGAGGAGCTGCCCGGCATCAAGTTCGGGTTGGGTGTCCGGTCCGCCATCGGGGCGGTGATCGAGGTGGGCGGGGAGCGGCGAGGCGTCCTGGAGTGCTCCTCGGAGAAGCCGGAGTTCTTCTCCAAGGATGACCTCCGTTTCCTGGAGGCCGTGGCCCGGTGGGTGGGCGTGGTGGCGCACCGCATCGAACTGGTGGAGCAGTTGACGAAGGCCGCCACCGAGCGGGGCCGCCGGCTCGCCGCCGAGGAGCTCATCACCGTCTTCGCGCATGACGTGGGCAGTCACCTGTTCTCCCTGCGCGCGCGCATCGATCTCATCCGCCGGCGGGCGGTCCGGCAGCGGGCGGTGGACGACATCCGGGACGCCGAGGCGGCGGCCGTGAGTGTGGTGGCCCTCACTCGGATCACCTCGGATCTGCTCGACGTGGGCCGGCTGGAACAGGGGCTCTTCTCCCTGAACCCGCGGCCCCTGGACGTGATGCTGCTGGTGGAGGATGTGGCGACGACCGCGACGGCTCCCGGGCGCGAGGTGCGATTCCGGGGGCCGGAGGAGCTCGTCCTCGTGGCCGACCCCGACCGTCTTCGTCAGGCGCTTTCCAACCTCGTGGCCAACGCGCAGAAGCACTCGCCCTCGGGGCTGCCCGTGACAGTGGAGGTCGAGAGCCGGACGCGCACGGACGGCACCTGGGCCGTCCTCGCCGTCGTCGACCAGGGCGCCGGGGTGGCTCCCGATGTGCTCCCCAGGTTGTTCGAGCGTTTCACCCGCGGTCCCAAGTCGTCGGGATTGGGGCTCGGGTTGTACCTCGCACGGCAGATCGCCCTCGCTCACGGAGGGACGCTCGAGGTCCACTCGTCACCGGGGAAGGGCGCGCGGTTCGAGCTCTCCCTCCCCATGTCTCCGTCAGAAACCGATACGTAG
- the hemG gene encoding protoporphyrinogen oxidase, with the protein MREDPRSRPMSVIIIGGGLSGMAAAFHLRQRGIPVVLLERAPRLGGNIQTHVRDGFLLENGPNSFLDHEPSMRELARALGVEALIQPATDAARKHYIYTRGRLRALHRTPSSVLGAGVLGNLFTRRAARDANKSLARFGHRHSGHTATSVVLDAVQSGLFAGNLETLSARAAMPRLAELERSPRGGLLGLVRGSSEREEESRPGTLCSFRGGLQRMVDALTRRLATIARTRVHVERLIPIPGGWRVVVREQGERTELEASQVVVSTPANTAAGLLREVDAELGSLLGGISYAPVAVVHVGFAPESVPKPEGAGFLVPASEKRRLLGAIHSSTLFPWRAEGERVLYTCMVGGPRQPELASLPPEELVTLVREELADITGVRAEPVVTDVVRWPCAMPQYSVGHEERLAAIDRAVARWPGLHLTGNAYRGISMADCVRDAASLAERLAARVAPTGGALGLGSQQQA; encoded by the coding sequence ATCAGAGAAGACCCGAGGAGCCGGCCCATGAGCGTCATCATCATCGGAGGAGGACTCAGTGGGATGGCGGCCGCCTTCCACCTGAGGCAGCGGGGCATCCCGGTGGTGCTGCTGGAGCGCGCCCCCCGTCTGGGAGGCAACATCCAGACGCACGTCCGCGACGGCTTCCTCCTGGAGAACGGGCCCAACAGCTTCCTCGACCACGAGCCCTCGATGCGCGAGCTGGCCCGGGCCCTCGGGGTCGAGGCGCTCATCCAGCCGGCCACCGACGCGGCCCGGAAGCACTACATCTATACCCGGGGCCGGCTGCGAGCCCTGCATCGCACCCCCTCCTCCGTCCTCGGCGCGGGCGTGCTGGGAAACCTGTTCACCCGCCGGGCCGCCCGTGACGCGAACAAGTCGCTCGCCCGCTTCGGCCACCGGCACTCCGGACACACGGCCACGTCCGTGGTGCTCGACGCGGTCCAGAGCGGGCTGTTCGCGGGAAACCTCGAGACGCTGAGCGCGCGAGCGGCCATGCCGCGTCTGGCGGAGCTGGAGCGGAGCCCCCGCGGCGGCCTGCTGGGGCTGGTCCGGGGGAGCTCCGAGCGCGAGGAGGAGTCCCGCCCCGGCACGCTGTGCTCCTTCCGGGGAGGGCTGCAACGCATGGTGGACGCCCTCACCCGGCGCCTGGCGACCATCGCCCGCACGAGGGTCCACGTGGAGCGGCTCATCCCCATCCCGGGAGGCTGGCGCGTGGTGGTGCGCGAGCAGGGGGAGCGCACGGAGCTGGAGGCCTCGCAGGTGGTGGTGTCCACCCCGGCGAACACGGCGGCCGGACTGCTGCGCGAGGTGGACGCGGAGCTGGGTTCCCTGCTGGGGGGTATCTCCTACGCTCCGGTGGCGGTGGTGCACGTGGGCTTCGCCCCGGAGTCCGTGCCGAAACCCGAGGGGGCGGGCTTCCTCGTGCCCGCCAGCGAGAAGCGGAGGCTGCTCGGGGCCATCCACTCCTCGACCCTGTTCCCCTGGCGGGCCGAGGGGGAGCGGGTGCTCTACACGTGCATGGTGGGCGGGCCGCGGCAGCCGGAGCTGGCCTCGCTGCCCCCGGAGGAGCTCGTCACGCTGGTGCGCGAGGAGCTCGCGGACATCACCGGGGTGCGCGCCGAGCCCGTCGTCACCGACGTGGTGCGCTGGCCGTGTGCCATGCCCCAATACAGCGTGGGCCATGAGGAGCGCCTGGCCGCCATCGACCGGGCCGTGGCCCGCTGGCCGGGGCTGCACCTCACCGGCAATGCCTATCGCGGCATCAGCATGGCGGACTGTGTGCGCGACGCCGCCTCACTCGCGGAACGGCTCGCGGCCCGGGTAGCGCCCACGGGCGGCGCCCTGGGGTTGGGCTCCCAGCAGCAGGCCTGA
- a CDS encoding ATP adenylyltransferase family protein, producing the protein MKTPPASHRPPLRPEDLWSRMVSTTRHGLATGALQPIATECHTVEHHGVPFQVRVLGRVQLKERRKQEPPRPGFDPFENPEPDLTVGDVTPTHLCLLNKFNVVEHHLLIVTRAFEEQESPLTFADFEALALCMEGLDGLAFYNSGETSGASQRHKHLQLTPPLGPEGLRAPMEKLLSPPPARGHVTTVPALGFAHAVTGLGRWEGVPGEDAARMLEAYEALRGTLGMKQELSPYNLLATRDWMLLVPRPRAEAHGINVNALGFAGSLLVKTQEQMQQVGALGPLELLRQVSRPASTEPPDPEAR; encoded by the coding sequence ATGAAAACGCCTCCCGCCTCTCATCGGCCGCCCCTGCGTCCCGAGGACCTGTGGTCCCGGATGGTCAGCACGACCCGGCACGGGCTGGCCACCGGCGCCCTCCAGCCGATCGCGACCGAGTGCCACACCGTGGAGCACCACGGGGTGCCCTTCCAGGTGCGAGTGCTCGGCCGGGTGCAGCTCAAGGAGCGCCGGAAGCAGGAGCCGCCCCGCCCCGGGTTCGATCCCTTCGAGAACCCGGAGCCGGACCTCACGGTGGGGGATGTCACGCCCACGCACCTGTGCCTGCTCAACAAGTTCAACGTCGTCGAGCACCACCTGCTCATCGTGACGCGCGCCTTCGAGGAGCAGGAGTCGCCGCTCACGTTCGCCGACTTCGAGGCGCTCGCGCTCTGCATGGAGGGACTGGACGGGCTGGCCTTCTACAACTCGGGCGAGACGTCCGGAGCCAGCCAGCGACACAAGCACCTCCAGCTCACGCCGCCGCTCGGCCCCGAGGGGTTGCGCGCGCCGATGGAGAAGCTGCTCTCACCGCCGCCCGCGCGGGGCCACGTCACCACGGTGCCGGCCCTGGGCTTCGCCCACGCGGTGACGGGCCTCGGGCGCTGGGAGGGTGTGCCCGGCGAGGACGCGGCACGGATGCTGGAGGCCTACGAGGCGCTGAGAGGCACGCTGGGAATGAAGCAGGAGCTGTCTCCGTACAACCTGCTCGCCACGCGGGACTGGATGCTGCTGGTGCCCAGGCCGCGCGCCGAGGCCCACGGCATCAACGTCAACGCCCTGGGTTTCGCCGGCTCGCTGCTCGTCAAGACGCAGGAGCAGATGCAGCAGGTCGGGGCCCTCGGCCCGCTGGAGCTGCTGCGGCAGGTGTCGCGGCCCGCGTCTACGGAGCCGCCGGATCCGGAAGCGCGATGA
- a CDS encoding DEAD/DEAH box helicase: MSATAQLLEAVRKEARPGIWSNGVNLARAGAVSLQAQTASEIELRVKTAGRPVPLTVILYPSDEAWECDCPGRVDPCEHVVAAAISIQQAEKQDTPMESTANKWSRVVYRFSRVPGGLELHRALAHADGTEEPLEDTLASLLARPAQAAKLQVEQSDLLADRLLERRTRGALPPERLDALLQVLQQARNVLLDGRPVAVSEEAVFPRAVAEDRGAQLVVTVTKDPRVTEVVSPGVALCGDALARLGETSMTGPWLQNLPIVRTFAPEQMGEISSKVLPDLGRRMPVEVRSRRLPPIDREMKPRILLELNQLESGLSILPTLVYGAPPSVRVDNGRMVYLRGAVPLRDEAAEQRLIHQLRDELNLVPGRRVTVQGQEMVRWADKLRRWRGDLAGDSAGVVSPDVKLRPSLRVESSTGPGIPEVRFTLEFQVEGGKGEAQSVDAAAVIRAWNEGLGLVPLEGGGWAPLPRAWLDKHGQRVADLLAARQADGRVSNHALPELGALCESLEQPPPPGLDRLAPMIEGFEKLPPPALPADLSATLRHYQQQGVSWLGFLRSAGLGGILADDMGLGKTLQTICVLGPRSLVVCPTSVLPNWAAELKRFRPSLKVCVYHGPGRALDESADVTLTTYSILRLDAAVLGARTWEAVVLDEAQAIKNPESQVSRSAFGLKANFRLALSGTPLENRLEELWSLMHFTNPGLLGGRRQFEEKTARPITEGNAEAADRLRKRIRPFVLRRLKRDVAPELPPRTESVMHVSLDERERSVYDAVMAATRKEVVALLNEGGSVLKALEALLRLRQAACHPALVPGQQANTSSKVQTLVEALGTAVSEGHKALVFSQWTSLLDLVEPHFKAAGIAFERLDGSTPNRGEITTRFQSPEGAPVLLMSLKAGGTGLNLTAADHVFLMDPWWNPAVEAQAADRAHRIGQERPVMVYRLVSQGTVEERILGLQEKKRALFEAALSEASAATAITREDLLELFS; encoded by the coding sequence ATGTCCGCGACCGCTCAGCTGCTCGAAGCCGTTCGAAAGGAAGCCCGCCCCGGAATCTGGTCCAACGGGGTGAACCTCGCCCGCGCCGGTGCCGTCTCGCTCCAGGCCCAGACCGCGAGTGAAATCGAGCTGAGGGTGAAGACAGCAGGGCGTCCGGTCCCCCTCACGGTCATCCTGTACCCGAGCGACGAGGCCTGGGAGTGCGACTGCCCCGGCCGGGTGGATCCGTGCGAGCACGTGGTGGCGGCCGCCATCTCCATCCAGCAGGCGGAGAAGCAGGACACCCCGATGGAGTCCACCGCGAACAAGTGGTCGCGCGTGGTGTACCGGTTCTCGCGCGTCCCAGGAGGGTTGGAGCTCCACCGCGCGCTCGCCCACGCCGATGGGACCGAGGAGCCCCTGGAGGACACCCTCGCCTCCCTGCTCGCCAGGCCCGCCCAGGCCGCGAAGCTGCAGGTCGAGCAGTCGGACCTCCTCGCGGATCGGCTCCTGGAGCGCCGCACGCGCGGAGCGCTGCCTCCCGAGCGGCTTGACGCACTGCTCCAGGTGCTCCAGCAGGCGCGCAACGTCCTGCTCGACGGGCGGCCCGTCGCCGTCTCGGAGGAGGCCGTCTTCCCGAGGGCGGTCGCCGAGGATCGTGGCGCGCAGCTGGTGGTGACGGTGACGAAGGACCCGCGCGTCACCGAGGTCGTGAGCCCGGGGGTCGCCCTGTGCGGTGATGCGCTGGCGCGCCTGGGGGAGACCTCGATGACCGGGCCGTGGCTGCAGAACCTGCCGATCGTCCGCACCTTCGCGCCCGAGCAGATGGGGGAGATCTCCTCGAAGGTGCTCCCGGATCTGGGCCGCCGCATGCCGGTCGAGGTCCGCAGTCGGCGCCTGCCGCCCATCGACCGCGAGATGAAGCCGCGCATCCTGCTGGAGCTCAACCAGCTGGAGTCGGGGCTGTCCATCCTGCCCACCCTCGTCTACGGGGCGCCGCCGTCGGTGCGCGTCGACAACGGCCGGATGGTCTACCTGCGCGGGGCCGTCCCCCTGCGGGACGAGGCGGCCGAACAGCGGCTCATCCACCAGCTCCGGGACGAGCTGAACCTGGTGCCCGGCCGGCGGGTGACGGTCCAGGGCCAGGAGATGGTGCGCTGGGCGGACAAGCTGCGGCGTTGGCGCGGGGACCTCGCCGGAGACTCGGCGGGCGTGGTGAGCCCGGACGTCAAGCTCCGGCCCTCGCTCCGGGTGGAGTCCTCCACCGGGCCGGGCATCCCCGAGGTGCGCTTCACGCTCGAGTTCCAGGTGGAGGGCGGCAAGGGCGAGGCGCAGTCCGTGGACGCGGCGGCCGTCATCCGCGCGTGGAACGAGGGGCTGGGACTCGTTCCCCTGGAGGGTGGCGGCTGGGCGCCCCTGCCCCGGGCCTGGCTGGACAAGCATGGCCAGCGCGTCGCGGACCTCCTGGCCGCGCGTCAGGCGGATGGCCGGGTCTCCAATCACGCCCTGCCGGAGCTGGGCGCCCTGTGTGAGTCGCTCGAACAGCCGCCTCCGCCGGGACTCGACCGGCTGGCGCCGATGATCGAGGGCTTCGAGAAGCTCCCGCCCCCGGCCCTGCCGGCGGATCTCTCCGCGACGCTGCGCCACTACCAGCAGCAGGGCGTGAGCTGGCTCGGCTTCCTCCGGAGCGCGGGGCTCGGCGGCATCCTCGCCGACGACATGGGCCTCGGAAAGACGCTCCAGACCATCTGTGTGCTGGGGCCTCGTTCGCTCGTCGTCTGCCCCACCAGCGTGCTCCCGAACTGGGCCGCGGAGCTCAAGCGCTTCCGCCCGTCGCTCAAGGTGTGCGTGTACCACGGGCCCGGCCGTGCCCTGGACGAGTCCGCCGATGTGACGCTCACCACGTACTCCATCCTGCGGCTGGACGCGGCCGTGCTCGGGGCCCGCACCTGGGAGGCCGTCGTGCTGGACGAGGCCCAGGCCATCAAGAATCCGGAGAGCCAGGTCTCGCGCTCGGCGTTCGGCCTCAAGGCGAACTTCCGGCTGGCCTTGAGCGGCACGCCGCTCGAGAACCGGTTGGAGGAGCTCTGGAGCCTGATGCACTTCACCAACCCCGGCCTGCTCGGGGGACGGAGGCAGTTCGAGGAGAAGACGGCCCGGCCCATCACCGAGGGCAACGCCGAGGCGGCGGATCGGCTGCGCAAGCGCATCCGGCCCTTCGTCCTGCGGCGCCTCAAGCGGGATGTCGCGCCCGAGCTGCCGCCGCGCACCGAGTCCGTGATGCACGTGTCGCTGGATGAGCGCGAGCGCTCCGTCTACGACGCCGTCATGGCGGCGACCCGCAAGGAAGTGGTCGCGCTGCTCAACGAGGGGGGCAGCGTCCTCAAGGCGCTGGAGGCCCTGCTCCGGCTGCGTCAGGCGGCCTGCCACCCGGCGCTCGTCCCGGGCCAGCAGGCCAACACGTCGTCCAAGGTGCAGACCCTCGTGGAGGCGCTCGGCACCGCCGTGTCGGAGGGGCACAAGGCGCTGGTGTTCTCTCAGTGGACCTCGCTGCTCGATCTGGTCGAGCCGCACTTCAAGGCGGCGGGGATTGCCTTCGAGCGCCTGGATGGGTCCACGCCCAACCGCGGGGAGATCACCACGCGCTTCCAGTCACCCGAGGGCGCGCCGGTGCTGCTGATGTCGCTCAAGGCCGGCGGCACCGGTCTGAACCTCACCGCGGCGGACCACGTGTTCCTGATGGATCCGTGGTGGAACCCGGCGGTGGAGGCCCAGGCGGCGGATCGCGCGCACCGCATCGGTCAGGAGCGTCCGGTGATGGTGTACCGCCTGGTGTCGCAGGGCACGGTGGAGGAGCGCATCCTCGGACTCCAGGAGAAGAAGCGCGCCCTCTTCGAGGCCGCCCTGAGCGAGGCGTCGGCCGCCACGGCCATCACCCGCGAGGACCTGCTCGAGCTCTTCTCCTGA
- a CDS encoding Imm52 family immunity protein: MQERYYVGAYWGPRQETALECAQRAELFFRMLARCDPSFTQWYRAGRGFPRELPGYPVPLDVKELEKLLLNSRNRTDVGKKVIEDLGFSRILWNAKKAATEIHLSCGKYSPWGGPNVCLLYPTLESEVRERLLRAPVLTGVLTSMVKAWDPDFAMVTSGEMVSLVEKRKQKWEVRMGWLTYLSRRLGTLPPLPAPVRIEPVDELGWLLVLSPETMTASNPEHVAFTAHVRELLDRAGLIALPDPAAP; encoded by the coding sequence ATGCAGGAGCGGTACTACGTAGGGGCGTATTGGGGACCTCGCCAGGAGACAGCGTTGGAGTGTGCCCAGCGCGCGGAATTGTTCTTTCGCATGCTGGCGCGGTGTGACCCCTCTTTTACGCAATGGTACAGGGCGGGTCGTGGCTTCCCCCGCGAGCTGCCGGGCTACCCGGTTCCGCTAGATGTGAAGGAATTGGAGAAGCTCCTGCTGAACAGCAGGAATCGCACGGATGTTGGCAAGAAGGTTATCGAGGATCTGGGGTTCAGCCGGATCCTGTGGAATGCCAAGAAGGCCGCTACCGAAATCCATCTGTCTTGCGGCAAATACTCGCCGTGGGGCGGGCCCAATGTGTGCCTGCTCTATCCCACTCTCGAGAGCGAGGTGCGGGAGCGCCTGCTGCGCGCACCCGTGCTGACAGGGGTGCTCACCAGCATGGTCAAGGCGTGGGACCCCGACTTCGCCATGGTCACTTCGGGCGAGATGGTGAGCCTCGTCGAGAAGCGGAAGCAGAAGTGGGAGGTGAGGATGGGCTGGTTGACGTACCTGTCGCGCCGGCTGGGTACGCTGCCGCCGCTGCCCGCGCCCGTGCGCATCGAGCCGGTGGACGAGTTGGGGTGGCTCCTCGTCCTCTCTCCTGAAACCATGACGGCGAGCAACCCCGAGCACGTGGCGTTCACCGCTCACGTGCGCGAACTGTTGGACCGCGCGGGTCTCATCGCGCTTCCGGATCCGGCGGCTCCGTAG
- the rdgC gene encoding recombination-associated protein RdgC: protein MPVLSGAVTFSRFRSEPTGNAPSDVKRWLAKGLKSGAFEPIDLKKTEDERAAGFVELENHESVDFSTGSVLYGEYALFGFRVDTVKVPAPVLKAELDKWATAFEKQNGRAPTRGEKAENRASLRHMLRQRAVPTTKVHDVSWNLKTSQVQLWAASRKAVDEILLAMETAFEVKLQPLVPASLAARAGIPDDALIPTPELIGVEIANNEIPSSEVAHGEA from the coding sequence ATGCCTGTCCTCAGTGGTGCAGTCACCTTCTCGCGTTTCCGGTCCGAGCCGACGGGGAACGCTCCTTCGGATGTGAAACGCTGGCTCGCCAAGGGCCTGAAGTCCGGGGCCTTCGAGCCCATCGACCTCAAGAAGACCGAGGACGAGCGGGCCGCGGGCTTCGTGGAGTTGGAGAACCATGAGTCCGTGGACTTCTCCACCGGCAGCGTCCTCTATGGCGAGTACGCGCTGTTCGGCTTCCGCGTCGACACCGTCAAGGTGCCCGCGCCGGTGCTCAAGGCCGAGCTGGACAAGTGGGCCACCGCCTTCGAGAAGCAGAACGGCCGGGCCCCCACCCGGGGCGAGAAGGCCGAGAACCGTGCCTCCCTCCGCCACATGCTGCGCCAGCGCGCCGTGCCCACCACCAAGGTGCACGACGTGAGCTGGAACCTGAAGACGAGCCAGGTGCAGCTCTGGGCCGCCTCGCGCAAGGCGGTGGATGAGATCCTCCTGGCCATGGAGACGGCCTTCGAGGTGAAGCTCCAGCCGCTGGTGCCCGCCTCGCTGGCGGCGCGCGCCGGCATCCCCGACGACGCGCTCATCCCCACCCCGGAGCTCATCGGCGTGGAGATCGCCAACAACGAGATTCCGAGCAGCGAGGTGGCCCATGGGGAAGCGTGA